From the Thomasclavelia ramosa DSM 1402 genome, the window ATGGCTTTGGTGCATTATTGATTTTAAGCATTGTCCCTTATCATACTAATAATTTTGAAATCTTTTTTTATTCACTATTCGGCTGTACTGCCCTAGAATATTTGACTCACTTTTTCTTATCATATGATTCACAAATAGAAGTATGGAATTATGGTAAAATACCTAGCAATTATACTAGCCGTATTTGTATGTTCTATAGCTTGATGTGGGGATTTTTAGGAATTATTTTAGTTAATTACATCGATCCATTTATTAATAGCCTTCTAATTAATTTAA encodes:
- a CDS encoding putative ABC transporter permease, with translation MVKFAIYTFLGFILESVYVSILKKEFYLSGLLKGPFIPIYGFGALLILSIVPYHTNNFEIFFYSLFGCTALEYLTHFFLSYDSQIEVWNYGKIPSNYTSRICMFYSLMWGFLGIILVNYIDPFINSLLINLNYYAVNIIALIYILIILYQFYNQQFQVTKKQPK